Proteins encoded within one genomic window of Spirochaeta isovalerica:
- a CDS encoding tetratricopeptide repeat protein, producing the protein MEDEADKLKSYINEISLLAEKDPFNYQALKKCFDSFELSNSHIAKLNQIASSHIKRSEELLKSGRIEEALMSMERAVEIHPLSDEFRNRIAQLYLLKARREGSEGKNRQLASNHASFSKSVTDRNPIADNILKDIRNKEKALSGKTPYKKLLLPFAGLLLLVAAALFTQNRFSFSFLQQKSPESETSMAVPSVKKTETFTDRELETVITGQLEDCEIEIDQSRLSLTNGSISYTLQGKLINESKAIKSAGLNVAFRQFGGETLFSKTIPLVEEEQWLMPGEPALIDEFFYVHYLPPEIDEVRISLRNMVTADEIPEQEEAQPISVEWTAYRPEGVKIDFSQLESSSFQGYGENYINIKLKMINSGTIPVERFQIDLKWRNFSGDELFSLSRDLIQRENPVLSPEETRIFRIFTNLPPDLPDEGLEMYINVTRINS; encoded by the coding sequence GTGGAAGATGAAGCTGACAAATTAAAAAGCTATATTAATGAAATTTCACTGCTGGCGGAGAAAGATCCCTTCAACTATCAAGCCCTGAAAAAGTGTTTCGATTCTTTTGAATTATCCAATTCGCATATAGCGAAATTGAATCAAATAGCCTCAAGCCATATAAAGCGTTCCGAAGAACTCCTGAAAAGCGGTAGGATAGAGGAAGCCCTCATGTCCATGGAACGGGCTGTAGAAATCCATCCTCTTTCCGATGAGTTCCGCAACAGGATAGCGCAACTCTATCTGTTGAAAGCCCGCAGAGAAGGAAGTGAAGGAAAAAACCGGCAGCTGGCTTCGAATCACGCATCCTTTTCAAAGTCGGTAACGGACCGGAATCCCATCGCCGACAACATATTGAAGGATATCCGAAATAAAGAAAAAGCTCTCTCCGGTAAAACTCCCTACAAAAAACTTCTCCTGCCATTTGCGGGATTATTGCTTCTTGTCGCTGCCGCTCTTTTTACACAGAACAGATTCTCATTTTCCTTTCTTCAGCAGAAATCGCCTGAGAGCGAAACGTCCATGGCTGTTCCTTCTGTCAAGAAAACAGAAACCTTTACCGATAGAGAGCTGGAAACCGTCATCACCGGTCAGCTGGAGGACTGCGAGATTGAAATTGATCAATCAAGGCTGAGCCTGACCAACGGTTCCATTTCCTACACACTACAGGGTAAACTTATTAATGAATCCAAAGCTATCAAATCCGCCGGATTGAACGTGGCTTTCAGACAATTTGGCGGAGAAACACTTTTCAGCAAAACAATTCCCCTTGTTGAAGAAGAGCAATGGCTCATGCCCGGAGAGCCGGCCCTTATCGATGAGTTTTTTTATGTTCACTATCTGCCGCCTGAAATAGATGAAGTGAGAATTTCCCTCAGGAATATGGTTACGGCAGATGAAATTCCCGAGCAGGAAGAAGCGCAGCCTATTTCTGTTGAATGGACAGCATACCGGCCTGAAGGGGTGAAAATCGATTTTTCCCAGCTTGAATCCAGTTCATTCCAGGGTTACGGAGAAAACTATATTAATATCAAATTGAAAATGATTAATAGCGGAACAATTCCGGTTGAACGCTTTCAAATTGATCTGAAGTGGCGCAATTTCTCAGGCGATGAATTGTTTTCCCTTTCCAGAGATCTTATACAGAGGGAAAATCCGGTTCTGTCCCCTGAAGAGACAAGGATCTTCAGAATTTTTACGAATCTGCCACCTGATCTGCCCGATGAGGGCTTGGAAATGTATATAAATGTAACAAGGATAAATTCATGA
- the murG gene encoding undecaprenyldiphospho-muramoylpentapeptide beta-N-acetylglucosaminyltransferase: MKNRILFTGGGTGGHVYPALAVIERMNKENWDIAWIGSTEGMERGILEKTDIPYYGIPSGKLRRYVSLKNFTDLFRIAAGFFRSFYLLRKLKPQILFSKGGFVSVPPVMAAYFLRIPVFTHDSDIAPGLATRINARFAHRILLSSEESGKFFPLRLRDKIIVTGNPVRKSLFSGDRDTARTMTGAPEGKPVILVMGGSLGAEQINRLIFDNIDRLTEKYFIIHQTGEKNFRALEKENYYGVPFFNEELAHIFALSDLVVSRAGAGALWEFAAAGLPSLLIPLESGSRGEQVRNAEVFVEKECSLMLRGKIDGETFLDTIANIVDNEKKLAGMKAAAAEAGKSDGAALISRIIEEVI; this comes from the coding sequence ATGAAAAACAGAATCCTCTTTACCGGCGGGGGAACAGGTGGCCACGTCTATCCGGCTCTGGCGGTTATTGAGAGAATGAATAAAGAAAACTGGGATATTGCCTGGATCGGTTCCACTGAGGGAATGGAAAGGGGAATTCTCGAAAAAACGGACATTCCCTACTACGGAATACCAAGCGGAAAGCTGAGACGGTATGTCTCTCTGAAGAATTTTACTGATCTTTTCCGCATAGCCGCAGGATTTTTCCGATCTTTCTATCTTCTGAGAAAACTGAAACCTCAGATCCTTTTTTCCAAGGGAGGTTTTGTATCCGTCCCACCGGTCATGGCGGCTTATTTTCTCAGGATCCCGGTCTTCACCCATGATTCCGATATAGCTCCGGGGCTGGCTACAAGAATTAATGCCCGGTTCGCTCACAGAATTCTCCTGTCCTCCGAAGAGTCGGGAAAGTTTTTCCCCCTGCGATTGAGAGATAAAATCATTGTAACGGGAAATCCCGTCAGAAAGTCTCTTTTTTCCGGAGACAGGGATACCGCGCGTACAATGACAGGCGCGCCAGAAGGCAAACCTGTCATTCTTGTCATGGGCGGAAGTCTCGGGGCAGAGCAGATAAACAGGCTTATTTTTGACAATATCGACAGGCTTACGGAAAAGTATTTTATCATTCATCAAACGGGTGAGAAAAACTTCCGGGCTTTGGAAAAAGAAAACTATTACGGCGTACCTTTTTTCAATGAGGAGCTGGCGCACATTTTCGCTTTGAGCGATCTTGTCGTCAGCCGCGCCGGTGCCGGCGCCTTATGGGAGTTCGCAGCTGCGGGATTGCCTTCGCTTCTCATCCCCCTCGAATCCGGGTCCCGGGGAGAGCAGGTCCGCAATGCCGAAGTGTTCGTCGAAAAAGAATGCTCCCTTATGCTGAGGGGAAAGATTGACGGGGAAACTTTTCTGGATACTATAGCGAATATAGTGGATAATGAAAAAAAACTGGCGGGGATGAAAGCCGCAGCGGCAGAAGCTGGTAAAAGCGACGGCGCAGCATTGATCTCCCGAATAATCGAAGAGGTGATCTGA
- a CDS encoding Trp family transcriptional regulator → MEKKDEDQAFHELVLALSRCDDSELIEDFLRSLLTDNEVYEVASRWALVKLIDQGVTQRQISRDLGLSLCKITRGSRELKKEDSSFRKMLNLLDQV, encoded by the coding sequence ATGGAAAAAAAAGATGAAGATCAGGCTTTTCATGAGCTTGTTCTCGCTTTGTCACGCTGTGATGATAGCGAATTGATAGAAGATTTTCTCAGGAGTCTTCTGACTGATAATGAAGTGTATGAAGTGGCTTCGCGCTGGGCTCTTGTCAAATTGATAGACCAGGGCGTAACACAAAGACAGATTTCAAGAGATCTCGGTCTGAGTCTCTGTAAAATTACCAGAGGTTCGAGAGAGTTGAAGAAAGAGGACTCCTCTTTCCGGAAAATGCTGAATCTTCTCGATCAGGTTTAA
- a CDS encoding 8-oxo-dGTP diphosphatase, with amino-acid sequence MIETHNATDVKDIDWNEWTADKFAVITYIFSEGKVLLINKKRGLGAGKVNAPGGHIEEGETAVEAAVRETEEEVGLTPLDPLQCGKLYFQFTNGLKMEGTVFIAREYKGVERETDEADPFWVAIDDIPYSRMWEDDLLWLPHVIKGKSISGCFIFDDDDMVSYQLDII; translated from the coding sequence ATGATAGAAACACATAATGCAACAGATGTAAAGGACATCGACTGGAACGAATGGACCGCTGATAAATTCGCTGTCATCACATATATTTTTTCAGAAGGCAAAGTCCTGCTCATTAATAAAAAGCGGGGACTCGGAGCCGGAAAGGTCAATGCTCCGGGCGGACATATCGAAGAGGGAGAGACTGCCGTTGAAGCGGCAGTACGCGAAACGGAAGAGGAAGTCGGACTGACACCTCTCGATCCCCTGCAATGCGGAAAGCTCTATTTCCAGTTTACTAACGGATTGAAGATGGAGGGAACGGTTTTTATAGCCCGGGAATACAAAGGTGTTGAAAGGGAAACCGATGAAGCGGATCCTTTCTGGGTAGCGATTGATGATATTCCCTACAGCAGGATGTGGGAAGATGATCTTCTGTGGCTTCCTCATGTCATAAAAGGTAAAAGCATCTCAGGCTGCTTTATTTTCGATGATGATGACATGGTCAGTTATCAGTTGGATATTATCTGA
- a CDS encoding SlyX family protein, whose translation MSEQDIYDLQIKLSYLEDFIENLNSVIIDQNKENSRMQREIKSLQDKLSQLEERIDSKEQFRADDPPPHY comes from the coding sequence ATGTCAGAACAGGATATATACGATCTTCAGATAAAGCTCTCCTATCTGGAAGATTTCATAGAGAATCTCAATAGCGTTATAATTGATCAGAATAAAGAAAACAGCCGGATGCAGAGAGAAATCAAAAGCCTTCAGGACAAGCTGTCCCAACTCGAAGAACGGATCGACAGCAAAGAGCAATTCCGCGCCGACGATCCGCCCCCCCATTATTAA
- a CDS encoding diacylglycerol/lipid kinase family protein, which translates to MTLKETTTCYLVINPTRFPQYVNILKKIVKKYSIFQVIESKDYNHFLESIDEYYFSKSPYLLIWGGDGTAHSAINRLTELRIQHPEDKSVRSIGFLRGGSGNGIQDSYEVPSSIFKQLKTYINSMEKGYSIDVDLIQVEYDDKIEYTQLAGLGFDAKVLKLRDSEKIKVGKQKGRIKPGLGNYLSAILRTAFDDYHGETTPYNLEMHYGRYIFQGTRVNAEIKFEHFEKEYNPMIIEIGNRPYFAALFKICPHVVCNNGSMNIYIYQKMRRRTLLKNLRYFWTGQHNRINDRFAQKGKPIIENFEVKSSEISSKRPFHFHLDGDLKQVENAVNGVYSLKFNILPESISFLVPEDFYRKLHPDSLQSLT; encoded by the coding sequence ATGACTCTAAAAGAAACGACAACATGCTATCTGGTTATAAACCCTACCAGATTCCCTCAATACGTTAACATCCTTAAAAAGATTGTCAAGAAATACTCTATTTTTCAAGTAATTGAATCGAAAGATTACAATCATTTCCTCGAATCGATAGATGAGTACTACTTCAGTAAATCTCCCTACCTGCTGATCTGGGGCGGCGACGGCACGGCCCATTCGGCTATCAACCGGTTGACAGAGCTGAGAATACAACATCCGGAAGATAAAAGCGTAAGATCCATAGGATTTCTCAGAGGTGGATCGGGAAACGGCATCCAGGACTCCTACGAAGTCCCCTCAAGCATATTTAAACAACTGAAAACTTATATAAACAGTATGGAAAAGGGGTATTCCATTGATGTCGACCTTATACAAGTCGAATACGATGATAAAATTGAATATACCCAGCTGGCTGGACTCGGTTTCGATGCGAAAGTACTGAAGCTGAGGGACAGCGAAAAAATAAAAGTGGGCAAACAGAAAGGAAGAATCAAACCGGGACTGGGAAATTATCTATCAGCCATTCTTAGAACAGCCTTTGATGATTATCATGGCGAGACGACTCCCTATAATCTGGAAATGCACTACGGCCGCTACATTTTTCAGGGAACCAGGGTCAATGCGGAAATTAAGTTCGAACACTTTGAAAAAGAATACAACCCCATGATCATTGAAATCGGAAACCGTCCCTACTTTGCCGCTCTGTTCAAGATTTGCCCTCACGTGGTCTGTAACAACGGATCCATGAACATCTATATATACCAGAAAATGAGACGGAGAACTCTCCTGAAGAATCTCAGATATTTCTGGACGGGACAGCACAACCGCATAAATGACAGATTTGCCCAGAAAGGCAAACCGATAATCGAAAACTTCGAAGTGAAAAGCAGTGAGATCAGTTCAAAAAGGCCTTTTCATTTTCATCTAGATGGAGATTTGAAACAGGTGGAAAACGCTGTTAACGGTGTATACAGTCTTAAATTCAATATACTGCCGGAATCGATAAGCTTTCTTGTGCCTGAAGATTTCTACCGGAAACTCCATCCCGATTCATTGCAGAGCCTCACATAA
- a CDS encoding sigma 54-interacting transcriptional regulator: MTFNILVVDDEMNIRVGLGKSLEMDGYSIFLAEDGNEAMKVMLKADIDLVISDLRMPGMSGEELLKKISSSYPTVPVIILTGHGTVENAVNAMRDGAYDFMTKPVNLDRLSLLVKRALSSRELVLQHRALKEEVEKLERKRNYSNIIGKSAQMQRISELLAQVAPSKASVLITGESGVGKELVADALHQLSGRSDHPFIKVHCAALSESLLESELFGHEKGAFTGAVGMKKGRFELADKGTIFLDEIGEINQSVQIKILRVLQEKAFERVGGERTIDTDVRIVAATNRDLKKEIEKGNFREDLFYRLNVVNIHIPPLRERKEDIQLLTASFLNEFSEENGKSIEGIDPKAAMALYNYTWPGNVRELRNCIESAVVLCKKHIISLEDLPPALADDPEGNYMKIQMGVSLAEAEKIIIRNTLNQEKGNKSRAAEILGIGRKTLHRKIHDYGLEEEFLRH; the protein is encoded by the coding sequence GTGACATTTAATATTCTGGTTGTAGATGATGAAATGAATATCAGGGTCGGCCTTGGCAAATCCCTGGAAATGGATGGCTATTCGATTTTTCTGGCAGAAGACGGCAACGAAGCCATGAAGGTTATGCTCAAGGCCGACATCGACCTGGTCATTTCCGACTTGCGGATGCCGGGCATGTCGGGAGAGGAGCTTCTGAAAAAGATCAGCAGTTCTTATCCTACTGTTCCTGTCATAATCCTGACGGGTCATGGTACCGTGGAAAATGCCGTAAACGCCATGAGGGACGGCGCTTACGACTTCATGACCAAGCCGGTCAATCTGGATAGACTGTCGCTTCTTGTAAAAAGGGCTCTTTCCTCAAGGGAGCTGGTTCTGCAGCACCGCGCTCTGAAAGAGGAAGTTGAAAAACTCGAGCGCAAGAGAAATTACTCCAACATAATCGGCAAGAGCGCCCAGATGCAGCGTATTTCCGAATTGCTCGCCCAGGTCGCTCCGTCGAAAGCTTCCGTTCTGATAACCGGCGAAAGCGGCGTCGGCAAAGAACTGGTTGCCGATGCTCTGCATCAGTTATCCGGACGTTCCGATCATCCATTTATAAAGGTCCATTGTGCGGCCCTATCCGAATCTCTTCTGGAAAGCGAACTATTCGGCCACGAAAAAGGGGCCTTTACCGGAGCCGTGGGTATGAAGAAAGGCCGTTTCGAGCTGGCCGACAAAGGAACGATTTTTCTCGATGAAATCGGGGAAATCAATCAGTCTGTGCAGATAAAAATACTCAGGGTGCTTCAGGAAAAGGCTTTCGAGAGAGTGGGGGGAGAGCGGACTATTGATACAGATGTCCGGATCGTCGCCGCGACAAACCGGGATCTGAAAAAGGAAATCGAAAAGGGAAATTTCCGGGAAGACCTTTTTTACCGGCTCAATGTCGTCAATATCCACATTCCACCTCTACGTGAGAGGAAGGAAGACATTCAGCTTCTTACTGCCTCTTTCCTCAACGAGTTTTCCGAGGAAAACGGGAAATCCATCGAAGGAATCGATCCCAAAGCCGCCATGGCCTTGTATAATTACACCTGGCCGGGAAATGTGAGAGAGCTGAGAAATTGCATCGAGAGCGCCGTCGTTCTCTGCAAGAAGCACATTATCTCCCTAGAGGATCTTCCTCCCGCTCTGGCTGACGATCCCGAGGGAAATTATATGAAGATCCAGATGGGTGTCAGCCTGGCAGAAGCGGAGAAAATAATCATCCGCAATACGCTGAATCAGGAAAAGGGAAACAAAAGCCGCGCCGCCGAGATTCTCGGAATAGGACGGAAAACTCTGCACCGGAAAATTCATGATTACGGACTGGAAGAGGAATTCCTCCGGCATTGA
- a CDS encoding two-component system sensor histidine kinase NtrB, producing MRKLTERAIKALPRQNGEQIRAIVNELVEGNQVLETVLSSLPSGILVADINNDLQFVNTQARRFLKLSGNDFMERKIWEAIHDNDISEFIEKTLLSQDRVEGEDFNIQMGDKVRILSFSILPLVDRGTIKGSFITIDDVTEKRAAALRLRRAESLASLTTMAAGVAHEIKNPLGSMSIHIQLMEKCLNSGKDVCKDDLQDYLNVVSEEVERLNQIVVNYLFAVRPMETDTKCSCINSLISELMEFIHFELEENSIEVEVALDENLPELKLDEKLIKQAFLNIIKNSQAAMGEEGGRLKISSYRVQDTVAVTISDTGPGIPEDIKNKIFEPYFTTKVSGSGLGLTLVYKIMKEHNAEIRLDSVLGRGTDFTFIFPIPQHEQKMIEWDGETSDI from the coding sequence TTGAGAAAACTGACGGAAAGAGCTATTAAAGCTCTTCCAAGACAGAACGGCGAACAGATCAGAGCCATAGTCAATGAACTGGTGGAAGGCAATCAGGTTCTTGAGACAGTTCTTTCTTCACTGCCGTCGGGAATACTTGTTGCCGATATCAATAATGATCTCCAGTTCGTCAACACTCAGGCCCGGCGCTTTTTAAAGCTGAGCGGGAATGATTTTATGGAACGGAAAATCTGGGAGGCCATACACGATAATGACATCTCGGAGTTTATAGAAAAGACCCTTCTTTCCCAGGATCGCGTTGAAGGCGAAGACTTTAATATACAAATGGGCGATAAAGTCCGCATCCTCTCTTTCAGCATTCTTCCCCTTGTTGATCGGGGGACGATCAAAGGCAGTTTCATAACAATTGACGATGTGACGGAGAAACGGGCAGCCGCTCTGCGGCTCCGCCGGGCTGAAAGCCTGGCATCGCTTACCACAATGGCCGCAGGGGTGGCTCACGAAATTAAAAACCCGCTCGGTTCCATGAGCATTCATATACAGCTTATGGAGAAATGTCTCAATTCCGGTAAGGATGTCTGTAAGGATGATCTGCAGGATTACCTCAATGTCGTGAGCGAAGAAGTTGAACGGTTAAACCAGATAGTCGTCAATTATCTTTTTGCCGTTCGTCCCATGGAAACCGACACTAAGTGCAGCTGCATCAATTCTCTTATCAGCGAGCTGATGGAGTTTATCCATTTTGAGCTTGAGGAGAACTCCATCGAAGTCGAGGTGGCTCTTGACGAGAACCTGCCGGAACTCAAACTTGATGAAAAGCTGATCAAACAGGCTTTCCTCAATATCATAAAGAATTCCCAGGCGGCTATGGGCGAAGAAGGGGGAAGGTTGAAAATTTCCTCCTATCGCGTTCAGGATACGGTGGCTGTCACGATATCAGACACGGGACCCGGTATCCCGGAAGATATCAAAAACAAAATATTCGAGCCCTATTTTACCACGAAGGTTTCCGGATCCGGGCTGGGACTGACCCTTGTTTACAAAATCATGAAAGAGCACAATGCGGAAATCCGTCTCGACTCGGTATTGGGAAGAGGCACTGATTTTACTTTTATATTCCCCATTCCCCAGCATGAACAGAAAATGATCGAATGGGACGGAGAGACTAGTGACATTTAA
- a CDS encoding CvpA family protein — MDFTTIDIIFMIIAGVMAVRGLFKGLIKELFSFGALLVGLIAAMAFYGKVAMFFTDQFGDHTWNRGLAFFIVFILIFIALKFVEHIILKMMEETAAFSVDKGLGLLLGLLEGIIICSLLTYFLDTQTLFNTDKLLGGSFFVPFLAKIFPFLESTGSALMGNFRK; from the coding sequence ATGGATTTTACAACAATTGATATCATTTTTATGATAATTGCCGGAGTTATGGCAGTCAGGGGGTTATTCAAAGGTCTTATAAAAGAACTTTTTTCCTTTGGAGCCCTATTGGTCGGTCTTATCGCCGCTATGGCTTTTTACGGCAAGGTCGCCATGTTTTTTACCGATCAGTTCGGCGATCATACCTGGAACCGGGGTCTGGCTTTTTTTATCGTTTTCATACTGATTTTTATCGCTTTGAAATTTGTGGAGCACATCATCCTCAAAATGATGGAGGAAACAGCTGCCTTCAGTGTCGACAAGGGGCTCGGTCTTCTCCTCGGACTGCTCGAGGGGATCATTATCTGCTCTCTTCTCACTTATTTTCTCGATACGCAGACTCTTTTCAACACAGATAAACTGTTGGGCGGGAGCTTTTTCGTGCCATTTCTCGCAAAAATCTTTCCCTTTCTCGAGTCGACCGGTTCGGCTCTGATGGGTAATTTCCGAAAATAG
- a CDS encoding DUF1295 domain-containing protein: MVNPYYPVLLAAELILAPVVFILLFFITAPYGRFDRRGWGPVLSSRTAWMLMESPSLVLPVLMALRSSPNAGGLIFLLIWLSHYFHRAVIYPFRISSPGKPFSLLIMSWGFLFNMINSYVNFYFIFHMATHYDFSWFTSTRFIAGFLIFAGGYLINKHSDALLRSLRGEGNRGYSIPEGGLYRWISAPNYLGEILEWGGWALMVWSLPGTAFFLFTVANLLPRAMKIHKWYGETFSSYPEERKAIIPFFF; encoded by the coding sequence ATGGTAAATCCCTATTATCCGGTTCTGCTTGCTGCGGAATTGATTCTGGCCCCGGTTGTTTTTATACTCCTGTTTTTTATTACTGCCCCCTACGGCCGTTTTGACAGAAGAGGCTGGGGGCCGGTTCTCTCATCCCGTACGGCCTGGATGCTGATGGAATCACCTTCGCTGGTCCTCCCTGTGCTTATGGCATTGCGGAGCTCACCCAATGCGGGAGGGCTGATTTTCCTCCTTATCTGGCTCAGTCATTATTTTCACCGCGCCGTCATCTATCCTTTCAGAATATCCAGTCCCGGCAAGCCCTTTTCTCTGTTGATCATGTCATGGGGATTTTTGTTCAACATGATAAACAGTTATGTGAATTTCTATTTTATATTCCATATGGCAACTCATTATGATTTCTCCTGGTTTACCAGTACGAGATTTATTGCGGGATTCCTGATTTTTGCCGGGGGATATCTTATAAATAAACATTCAGATGCTTTACTTCGAAGTCTCAGAGGGGAAGGCAACAGAGGCTATTCTATTCCCGAGGGCGGTTTGTACCGATGGATCAGCGCTCCCAATTATCTGGGGGAAATTCTTGAGTGGGGCGGTTGGGCCCTTATGGTCTGGTCTCTTCCCGGCACAGCGTTCTTTCTCTTTACCGTTGCCAACCTTCTACCCCGTGCGATGAAAATTCACAAATGGTACGGTGAGACATTTTCTTCTTATCCCGAAGAGAGAAAAGCGATTATCCCCTTTTTCTTCTGA
- the yqeC gene encoding selenium cofactor biosynthesis protein YqeC, whose amino-acid sequence MNLSDLLNLKNGKAVISIAGGGGKTATLFELGRRLSGHSVLLTTTTKIMKPSPSPLYRVLDSRKGMTIHWDLLSVDKDLPLVFGFGSESYPGKLTGVPLELLEEASGHFEYLVVEADGSAGRPLKAPAEHEPVISPLTTIYIGLIGLDVLNCPGDDSKVHRPEIFEQIRGKKQSSPVTPDDLIKLINHKQGLFKSAPQGSRKVILLNKADLIDRKQGESLCRYIKDSLESEALVVLNSYQESEPVLFSL is encoded by the coding sequence GTGAATTTATCAGACCTCCTCAATCTGAAAAATGGAAAAGCTGTCATCTCTATAGCAGGGGGCGGCGGGAAAACAGCGACACTCTTTGAGCTGGGAAGGCGCTTATCCGGCCATTCCGTCCTGTTAACAACGACGACCAAGATAATGAAGCCTTCACCTTCCCCCTTATACAGGGTTTTGGATTCCCGGAAGGGAATGACCATACATTGGGACCTCTTATCCGTCGATAAAGACCTCCCTCTCGTATTCGGCTTCGGTTCCGAATCTTATCCCGGGAAACTGACAGGCGTACCTCTGGAACTCCTTGAAGAAGCGTCCGGGCACTTCGAATACCTTGTTGTGGAAGCTGACGGATCGGCCGGCCGCCCTCTGAAAGCTCCCGCAGAACACGAACCGGTTATCTCTCCCCTGACAACCATCTATATCGGCCTGATCGGACTTGATGTGCTGAACTGCCCCGGAGATGATTCAAAGGTTCACAGACCGGAAATCTTTGAACAGATCCGCGGTAAAAAACAATCCTCACCTGTCACGCCGGACGATCTGATTAAATTGATTAATCATAAACAGGGACTCTTTAAATCCGCTCCGCAGGGGAGCCGGAAGGTTATTCTCCTGAACAAAGCGGATCTGATAGACAGAAAGCAAGGTGAATCCTTATGCAGATACATTAAAGACAGCCTTGAATCGGAAGCCCTCGTAGTATTAAACAGCTATCAGGAAAGCGAACCGGTTCTATTCAGCCTCTAA